In one window of Frigoriglobus tundricola DNA:
- the surE gene encoding 5'/3'-nucleotidase SurE, giving the protein MRILLTNDDGIYAPGLRALRTELLKIAQVTVVAPATEQSAAGHSVTLLTPLLVGEVFEDDAKTFVGWAVEGRPADCVKLALLELLPEPPDLIVSGMNAGSNAGINVLYSGTVAAAIEGAFYRHTAIAVSLEYDKKIYDFPTAARYARQVIEQILAHSPPRGSLLNVNIPVLERGPIRGVKVMPQNVSPYTEKYDRRVNPRGRTYFWTGPDFECPDPHPDTDVTALAESYITITPLQFDLTDHAKVEPMKKWEWKVE; this is encoded by the coding sequence GTGCGGATTCTGCTCACGAACGACGACGGCATTTACGCGCCGGGCCTGCGCGCCTTGCGCACCGAGTTGCTCAAAATCGCACAGGTGACGGTCGTCGCGCCCGCGACCGAGCAGAGCGCAGCGGGCCACTCCGTTACGTTGCTCACGCCACTGCTCGTGGGGGAAGTGTTCGAGGACGACGCGAAAACGTTCGTCGGCTGGGCCGTGGAGGGGCGCCCGGCCGATTGCGTGAAGCTCGCGCTCCTGGAGCTGCTGCCCGAACCGCCGGATCTGATCGTGAGCGGCATGAACGCCGGGAGCAACGCCGGCATCAACGTGCTCTACTCCGGCACGGTCGCGGCCGCCATCGAGGGCGCGTTCTACCGCCACACCGCGATCGCCGTTTCGCTCGAATACGACAAGAAGATCTACGATTTCCCGACGGCCGCGCGCTACGCCCGTCAGGTGATCGAGCAGATCCTCGCCCATTCCCCGCCGCGGGGGAGCCTGCTCAACGTGAACATCCCGGTTCTGGAGCGCGGCCCGATCCGCGGCGTGAAGGTGATGCCCCAGAACGTGTCGCCGTACACCGAGAAGTACGACCGCCGGGTGAACCCCCGGGGCCGCACGTACTTCTGGACCGGGCCGGACTTCGAGTGCCCCGACCCGCACCCCGACACCGACGTGACCGCCCTCGCCGAGAGTTACATCACCATCACGCCGCTCCAGTTCGACCTCACCGACCACGCCAAGGTCGAACCGATGAAGAAGTGGGAATGGAAAGTGGAGTGA
- a CDS encoding DUF1501 domain-containing protein — protein sequence MPTFCNTFAPAVSRRDMLGLSANGFGLLALGSLLARTQGAEAPAAGTELKPRPSHFTPKAKRVIFLFMHGGPSQVDTFDPKPMLKKYNGQPFPGQKPRVQFAATGNLLQSPWEFRPGGESGIQVSDLFPEVRKRADDLCVIRSVHADNSAHGGALLQLHTGSDTFVRPSVGSWVTYGLGSENQNLPGFITLCPTLGHGGLQNWSSAFLPAAYQGTPIGHSGVPAKQASVKDIKPAAASDLQRMQLDLLKHMNADHLARSGPDAALEGRIGSFELAFRMQAEAPAVMDLAKETMKTREMYGIGDGKPTDNFGRQCLTARRLAEAGVRFIQCTHSYKWDQHGNLKADHAKNAKEVDQPIAALLADLKQRDLLKDTLVWWCGEFGRTPTAQGGDGRDHNPHAFSSWLAGGGVTGGTVYGATDDFGYYAVEKKVHMHDLHATILHLMGLDHEKLTYRYAGRDFRLTDVSGTVVRDVFE from the coding sequence ATGCCGACCTTCTGCAACACGTTCGCGCCGGCGGTATCGCGCCGGGACATGCTGGGCCTCTCGGCGAACGGCTTCGGCTTGCTCGCACTCGGCTCGCTTCTGGCGCGCACCCAGGGCGCCGAAGCTCCCGCTGCCGGAACCGAACTGAAACCGCGCCCCTCGCACTTCACGCCGAAGGCCAAGCGGGTCATCTTCCTGTTCATGCACGGCGGCCCGTCGCAGGTCGATACGTTCGACCCCAAGCCGATGCTGAAGAAGTACAACGGCCAGCCGTTCCCCGGGCAGAAGCCGCGCGTGCAGTTCGCCGCGACCGGCAACTTGCTTCAATCCCCGTGGGAGTTCCGGCCGGGCGGCGAATCGGGCATTCAGGTCAGCGACCTGTTCCCCGAGGTCCGGAAGCGGGCCGACGACCTGTGCGTGATCCGCTCCGTCCACGCCGACAACTCCGCCCACGGCGGCGCGCTGCTCCAGCTCCACACCGGCAGCGACACGTTCGTCCGGCCGAGCGTCGGGAGCTGGGTGACTTACGGCCTTGGTAGCGAGAACCAGAACCTGCCCGGGTTCATTACGCTGTGCCCGACCCTCGGACACGGCGGGCTCCAGAACTGGTCGAGCGCGTTCCTCCCGGCGGCGTACCAGGGCACGCCGATCGGTCACTCCGGCGTCCCCGCCAAGCAGGCGTCCGTGAAGGACATCAAGCCCGCCGCGGCGTCCGACCTGCAACGAATGCAGCTCGATCTGTTGAAGCACATGAACGCCGACCACCTGGCCCGGAGCGGGCCGGACGCGGCGCTGGAGGGGCGCATCGGGTCGTTCGAGCTGGCGTTCCGGATGCAGGCCGAAGCCCCCGCAGTCATGGACCTCGCGAAGGAAACGATGAAGACGCGCGAGATGTACGGCATCGGGGACGGCAAGCCGACGGACAACTTCGGCCGCCAGTGCCTCACGGCCCGGCGCCTGGCCGAGGCCGGCGTGCGGTTCATTCAGTGCACCCACAGCTACAAGTGGGACCAGCACGGCAACCTGAAGGCCGACCACGCCAAGAACGCGAAGGAAGTGGACCAGCCGATCGCGGCGCTGCTCGCCGACCTGAAGCAGCGCGACCTGCTCAAGGACACGCTGGTCTGGTGGTGCGGGGAGTTCGGACGGACGCCGACGGCGCAGGGCGGGGACGGCCGCGACCACAACCCGCACGCCTTCAGCTCGTGGCTGGCGGGCGGCGGGGTGACCGGCGGGACGGTTTACGGCGCCACCGATGACTTCGGCTACTACGCGGTCGAGAAGAAGGTCCACATGCACGACCTGCACGCGACCATCCTGCACCTGATGGGCCTGGACCACGAGAAGCTCACGTACCGGTACGCCGGCCGCGACTTCCGCCTCACCGACGTGAGCGGCACCGTTGTGAGGGACGTGTTCGAATAG
- a CDS encoding apolipoprotein N-acyltransferase, whose protein sequence is MVFDLARLRPFAFGSLGLSALGVWYGTGLHPMWWVTWLAPVPVLHFAYRAGTGPACAATFGAWFLGSLNLCAYFRSVLAIPFLPVALFLIIPAMAFVLAVLLSRALVRRGSLTGAALAVPATWVSFEYVVSVFGLNGTAGNLAYTQVDCPTLLQLASLTGLWGISFVVLLVPTSLAVALSAPRAKAPLVRVLAFVLAVLAGVACYGTWRLHRPRDAGDTVTVGLVATDVPARIFPRTREDALETLRLYVEQVDPLARRGAEVIVLPEKLLSVTETGYAKVTELFQDAAIRNHVRVIVGLARDGDPLDHNVALVFSPNGSVEAVYEKHHLVPQFEDRFHAGADRTVLRRETVPWGVQICKDMDFPPLSRDYAAEGVGLMLVPAWDFDQDRWLHGRMAVVRGVEGGFCVARAAKQGLLTVSDECGRILAEERSDSAPFATLTARVAVTHRATIYSRCGDWLAWISLTVAALALASLIRRPRQPA, encoded by the coding sequence GTGGTTTTTGACCTCGCCCGGTTGCGACCGTTCGCGTTCGGTTCTCTCGGCTTGTCGGCGTTGGGGGTCTGGTACGGCACCGGCTTACATCCCATGTGGTGGGTCACGTGGCTTGCGCCGGTGCCCGTTTTGCACTTCGCGTATCGAGCCGGAACGGGGCCGGCGTGTGCCGCGACGTTCGGCGCGTGGTTCTTGGGTAGCCTGAACCTGTGTGCGTATTTCCGCTCCGTTTTGGCGATCCCGTTCTTACCCGTTGCGCTCTTCCTCATCATCCCGGCGATGGCATTCGTGCTCGCGGTGCTGTTGTCCCGGGCTCTTGTGCGCCGAGGGTCACTCACCGGCGCGGCGCTCGCGGTCCCGGCCACCTGGGTTTCGTTCGAATACGTGGTCTCGGTTTTCGGTCTCAATGGCACCGCCGGAAACCTTGCGTACACGCAGGTGGATTGCCCGACCCTCCTACAACTTGCCTCTCTGACCGGGCTCTGGGGCATCAGCTTCGTGGTCTTGCTCGTACCCACTTCACTGGCCGTGGCTCTTTCCGCGCCGCGGGCGAAGGCGCCGCTCGTGCGCGTGTTGGCATTCGTGCTCGCGGTTCTGGCGGGCGTGGCTTGTTACGGCACCTGGCGGTTGCACCGCCCCCGCGACGCTGGAGACACCGTGACGGTCGGCCTCGTGGCCACGGACGTCCCCGCTCGCATCTTTCCGCGGACCCGGGAAGACGCGTTGGAAACTCTTCGGTTGTACGTCGAACAGGTCGATCCGCTCGCGCGCCGGGGCGCGGAGGTGATTGTGTTGCCCGAGAAATTGTTGTCCGTGACAGAGACAGGATACGCGAAGGTGACGGAGCTGTTTCAGGACGCCGCGATCCGAAATCACGTCAGGGTGATCGTCGGACTGGCCCGCGATGGGGACCCACTCGATCACAACGTGGCGCTGGTGTTCTCGCCCAACGGCAGCGTCGAAGCCGTGTACGAGAAGCACCATCTCGTCCCGCAGTTCGAAGACCGCTTCCACGCGGGAGCAGATCGCACCGTGCTGCGACGGGAAACGGTCCCCTGGGGGGTCCAGATTTGCAAGGACATGGATTTCCCGCCGCTGAGTCGCGATTACGCCGCGGAGGGAGTCGGCCTCATGCTGGTACCGGCATGGGATTTCGATCAAGACCGTTGGTTACACGGTCGGATGGCAGTGGTGCGCGGGGTCGAAGGGGGGTTCTGTGTCGCCCGAGCGGCGAAACAGGGGCTCCTCACGGTCAGCGACGAGTGCGGGCGCATTCTCGCGGAAGAACGAAGCGACTCCGCCCCGTTCGCGACGCTCACGGCGCGCGTGGCCGTGACGCACCGGGCAACCATTTACTCCCGCTGCGGCGATTGGTTGGCCTGGATCAGCCTCACGGTCGCTGCATTGGCGCTCGCCAGTTTGATCCGCCGTCCGCGGCAACCGGCTTGA
- a CDS encoding HD domain-containing protein has translation MSDAKLRHAIAFEAARLMYERVESEYFTAKRKAAKRLCRGTVKPSDLPSNAEIRDQVQAFARVHEGEARTANLRDMRLHALRLMRLLCRFRPRLIGSVMTGHTRKGSDIDLHLFSDHLEAVTATLDEEGLQYDVERKQIVKHGESRVFTHVHVFDVFNFELTVYAEDKAHYVFKSSITGKAIERASTRELEELIARDHPEVSVEDAIAEQEEAVDPYQLFRLLLLPLEDVKQGAKHHPEGDVQYHLLQVFELARDERPWDEEFLLAALLHDVGKGIDRYDHVAAGLQALDGLITPRTAWLIEHHMLALEYRAGTLGHRARKKLEESEDFEDLMLLRDLDTRGRVPGARVGTVDEALDYLKELDRQNKWK, from the coding sequence ATGTCCGACGCCAAGTTGCGTCACGCCATCGCGTTCGAAGCCGCCCGGCTCATGTACGAACGCGTCGAATCGGAGTACTTCACCGCCAAGCGCAAGGCCGCGAAACGGCTCTGCCGCGGCACCGTCAAACCCAGCGACCTGCCGAGCAACGCCGAGATCCGCGACCAGGTCCAGGCGTTCGCCCGGGTCCACGAGGGCGAGGCCCGCACCGCGAACCTGCGCGACATGCGCCTCCACGCGCTGCGCCTCATGCGCCTCCTCTGCCGCTTCCGGCCGCGGCTCATCGGCAGCGTGATGACCGGCCACACCCGCAAAGGGTCGGACATCGACCTCCACCTGTTCAGCGATCACCTCGAGGCCGTCACCGCGACCCTGGACGAGGAGGGCCTGCAATACGATGTGGAGCGGAAACAGATCGTGAAGCACGGCGAGAGCCGCGTGTTCACCCACGTCCACGTGTTCGACGTGTTCAACTTCGAGCTGACGGTGTACGCCGAGGACAAGGCCCATTACGTGTTCAAGTCGTCCATCACCGGCAAGGCGATCGAGCGGGCCAGCACGCGCGAACTCGAAGAGCTGATCGCCCGCGACCACCCCGAAGTGTCCGTCGAGGACGCCATCGCGGAGCAGGAAGAAGCGGTGGATCCGTACCAACTGTTCCGGCTGCTCCTGCTGCCGCTGGAAGACGTGAAGCAGGGCGCGAAGCACCACCCGGAAGGCGACGTACAGTACCACCTGCTACAAGTCTTCGAACTGGCCCGTGACGAGCGGCCGTGGGACGAGGAGTTCTTGCTGGCGGCGCTCCTGCACGACGTGGGTAAGGGCATCGACCGCTACGACCACGTTGCGGCCGGGCTCCAGGCGCTCGACGGGCTCATCACCCCGCGCACCGCGTGGCTGATCGAGCACCACATGCTCGCGCTCGAGTACCGGGCCGGCACACTCGGTCACCGCGCCCGCAAGAAACTGGAGGAGTCGGAGGACTTCGAAGACCTGATGCTGCTCCGCGACCTCGACACCCGCGGCCGGGTTCCTGGGGCGCGGGTGGGCACCGTCGATGAGGCACTCGACTACCTCAAAGAACTCGATCGACAGAACAAGTGGAAGTGA
- a CDS encoding acyl-CoA thioesterase — MTHTALATFPVVTEFDVGWSDMDSFDHVSNLVYFRYFQDARLVYLERVGWLASKRDHGLGPIIKSTGATYRKPVKFPDHVWVGVRAAHVQPDRVTFEHALVSRAWDAVACEGTAVVVSYDYRNECKAPLPESVRRMIEATEGRVK, encoded by the coding sequence ATGACCCATACCGCACTCGCCACCTTCCCCGTCGTGACCGAATTCGATGTCGGCTGGAGCGACATGGACTCGTTCGACCACGTCAGCAACCTCGTGTACTTCCGCTACTTTCAGGACGCGCGGCTGGTGTACCTCGAACGCGTCGGCTGGCTCGCGTCGAAGCGCGACCACGGCCTCGGGCCGATCATCAAGAGTACCGGCGCGACCTACCGCAAGCCGGTCAAGTTCCCGGACCACGTTTGGGTGGGCGTCCGTGCCGCCCACGTTCAGCCGGACCGCGTCACGTTCGAACACGCGCTGGTGAGCCGGGCGTGGGACGCGGTGGCCTGCGAGGGGACGGCGGTCGTGGTGAGCTACGACTACCGGAACGAGTGCAAGGCGCCGTTGCCGGAGAGCGTGAGGCGGATGATCGAGGCGACGGAGGGGCGCGTGAAATGA
- a CDS encoding MarR family winged helix-turn-helix transcriptional regulator, with product MDTHAPVARRFDSPEQEAFLGLWRTFDRLRAMEEELFARYELTSQQYNALRLLRAARPDTIRTSDLTERLVSRAPDTTRLLDKLSERALIERSRSETNRREVRVGITPAGLVLLDELQEPLRECHTRQLGHLTRAQLRDLTALLRAARLPHEGADSSWR from the coding sequence ATGGACACACACGCACCTGTCGCTCGCCGCTTCGATTCGCCCGAGCAGGAAGCGTTTCTGGGCCTGTGGCGCACGTTCGACCGGCTCCGCGCGATGGAAGAGGAGCTGTTCGCCCGGTACGAACTGACTTCGCAACAGTACAACGCGCTCCGCCTGTTACGCGCCGCCCGCCCGGACACGATACGCACCAGCGACCTGACCGAGCGGTTGGTGTCCCGCGCGCCCGACACGACCCGTTTGCTCGACAAACTGTCCGAGCGCGCTCTCATCGAGCGGAGCCGGTCCGAAACGAACCGGCGCGAGGTCCGCGTCGGCATCACGCCGGCCGGGCTCGTTCTCCTCGACGAACTCCAGGAGCCGCTGCGCGAGTGCCACACCCGGCAACTCGGGCACCTGACCCGCGCCCAACTCCGCGACCTGACCGCCCTCCTGAGAGCCGCCCGCTTGCCCCACGAAGGCGCCGACAGCAGTTGGCGCTGA
- a CDS encoding NAD(P)/FAD-dependent oxidoreductase → MSADDTVDVAVIGGGPAGSTAAAVLAQRGVKVRLFERDTFPRFHIGESLIPETYWVFKRLNMLDKMKQSAFTKKYSVQFVNAQGKMSAPFYFHDNKPHECSQTWQVVRSQFDAMMLDNAREHGVDVRQPARVLEVLFEGDRAVGVKVQKDGGTEEVRARVVVDASGQSTMLQNRFKLRQWDPVLNKGAIWTYWKGAYRDAGRDEGATVVIQTPNKMGWWWYIPQHDDTISVGVVGPFDYLFKGRGSHEQVYQEEMDACPEITRRLSTGTRSAGYYATKDYSYRSSKVAGDGWVLIGDAFGFLDPLYSSGVLLALKSGELAADAIADALAAGDTSEAQLGRWGETFNKGVDRMRRLVCEYYDGFSFGKFVKTYPHLKNKVTDLLIGDLFDDHVDEVWEPLETLYAEDKKPIPKWSEGAPPDADHKVNELYLPANPMR, encoded by the coding sequence ATGAGTGCTGATGACACCGTTGATGTCGCCGTGATCGGCGGCGGCCCGGCCGGTAGTACCGCCGCCGCCGTGCTCGCCCAGCGCGGGGTGAAGGTCCGGCTGTTCGAACGCGACACGTTCCCCCGGTTCCACATCGGCGAGTCGCTGATCCCCGAGACGTACTGGGTGTTCAAGCGGCTCAACATGCTCGACAAGATGAAACAGAGCGCGTTCACGAAGAAGTACAGCGTGCAGTTCGTCAACGCGCAGGGGAAGATGTCGGCCCCGTTCTACTTCCACGACAACAAGCCGCACGAGTGCTCCCAGACCTGGCAGGTGGTCCGCAGCCAGTTCGACGCGATGATGCTCGACAACGCCCGCGAGCACGGCGTGGACGTGCGCCAGCCCGCCCGCGTGCTGGAGGTCCTCTTCGAGGGCGACCGGGCCGTGGGCGTGAAGGTGCAGAAGGACGGCGGGACCGAGGAGGTGCGGGCGCGGGTGGTGGTGGACGCGAGCGGGCAGAGCACGATGCTCCAGAACCGGTTCAAGCTCCGCCAGTGGGACCCGGTGCTCAACAAGGGTGCGATTTGGACGTACTGGAAGGGCGCGTACCGCGACGCCGGTCGCGATGAGGGCGCGACGGTCGTGATCCAGACGCCGAACAAGATGGGGTGGTGGTGGTACATCCCGCAACACGACGACACCATCAGCGTCGGCGTCGTGGGACCGTTCGACTACCTGTTCAAGGGCCGCGGCTCGCACGAGCAGGTCTATCAGGAAGAGATGGACGCGTGCCCGGAGATCACCCGGCGGCTCTCCACCGGCACGCGCTCGGCGGGCTACTACGCGACCAAGGACTACTCGTACCGGTCGTCGAAGGTGGCCGGCGACGGCTGGGTTCTCATCGGGGACGCCTTCGGGTTCCTCGATCCGCTCTACTCGTCGGGCGTGTTGCTGGCGCTGAAGTCCGGCGAACTGGCCGCGGACGCGATCGCCGACGCCCTGGCCGCGGGCGACACCTCCGAGGCGCAACTGGGCCGGTGGGGCGAGACGTTCAACAAGGGCGTGGACCGGATGCGGCGGCTCGTGTGCGAGTACTACGACGGTTTCAGCTTCGGGAAATTCGTGAAGACCTATCCGCACCTGAAGAACAAAGTCACGGACCTGCTCATCGGCGACCTGTTCGACGATCACGTGGACGAGGTGTGGGAGCCGCTGGAGACCCTCTACGCCGAAGACAAGAAGCCGATCCCGAAGTGGTCCGAGGGCGCGCCGCCCGACGCCGATCACAAGGTCAACGAGCTGTACCTGCCGGCCAACCCCATGCGGTAG
- a CDS encoding PSD1 and planctomycete cytochrome C domain-containing protein, translating into MAVLLLAPSAAPANDEFFEKKIRPLLANKCLNCHGAPGTKVKGGLKLTSRAEMMAGGDAGTPAVKPGAPDESLLIKAVLYTDEALKMPPKGKLSDAEIADLTKWVKGGAKWPNETVKPAPEPKTNGPLFTPEQKAFWAFQPVKAPAPPVFRDDKAGGRIKNPIDAFVLAKLTEKGLAPAPPADRRTLIRRVTFDLTGLPPTPEEVDAYLKDDSATAFEKVVDRLLASPAYGERWGRHWLDVTRYADSNGLDENTAFGNAWRYRDYVIKSLNNDKPYDRFLKEQLAGDLLPADSDAARLDQLTATGFLTIGPKVLAEPDKQKMLLDIADEQLDTVGKAFMGLTLGCARCHDHKFDPLPTRDYYSLLAVFTSTRTMQNLNTVARAFERDPNGPEKPEVKADRAKLARLKKDVRKLENDFSKTPEKDKEKRAEIHTKAEAARAEIKTLEAALPPPLTILAVEDGSAAAYGTQGRNLYVQVRGTYTMPGVEAPPVFPRIIAGEEQKPFVPVKPNPADKPEANKIRFGALRERSGRLELANWLADPAHPLTARVMVNRVWQHHFGEGLVRTPDNFGRLGERPTHPELLDWLALQFTSPDAGGGAAWSLKRLHKLILLSATYQMSCTHDERAALADPDNRLLWRFNRRRLEAEAVRDSMLALAGTLDRTTGGSLLSSGNFDYVTNDQSGSTAKYDSLRRSIYLPVIRNNVFDFFQAFDFVEPHVSNGKRASTVIASQALFLLNNPFVTAQAKAFAEVVRRSGDDQEGVKAAYLRAFARPATDEEVSQAISFVQRYDLALTEKEPNATARRTKAWAAWCQVLFASSEFVYVN; encoded by the coding sequence GTGGCTGTACTGCTCCTTGCGCCGAGCGCGGCTCCCGCCAATGACGAGTTCTTCGAAAAGAAAATCCGCCCGCTGCTCGCGAACAAGTGCCTCAACTGCCACGGCGCGCCCGGCACCAAGGTCAAAGGCGGGCTGAAGCTCACGTCGCGCGCCGAGATGATGGCGGGCGGCGACGCCGGAACACCCGCCGTGAAGCCCGGCGCGCCGGACGAGAGCCTGCTCATCAAGGCCGTGCTCTACACGGACGAAGCGCTCAAGATGCCCCCGAAGGGCAAGCTCTCGGACGCGGAAATCGCCGACCTCACGAAGTGGGTCAAGGGCGGCGCGAAGTGGCCGAACGAAACGGTCAAGCCCGCCCCGGAACCGAAAACGAACGGGCCGCTGTTCACGCCGGAACAAAAGGCGTTCTGGGCGTTTCAGCCCGTGAAAGCACCCGCGCCGCCCGTCTTCCGTGACGACAAGGCGGGCGGCCGGATCAAGAACCCGATCGATGCCTTCGTGCTCGCGAAACTGACCGAGAAGGGACTGGCCCCGGCTCCACCCGCCGACCGGCGCACGCTGATCCGCCGGGTCACGTTCGACCTGACCGGCCTGCCGCCGACGCCGGAAGAGGTGGACGCGTACCTCAAGGACGACTCAGCAACGGCCTTCGAGAAGGTGGTGGACCGGTTGCTCGCGTCACCGGCCTACGGCGAGCGGTGGGGCCGGCACTGGCTCGACGTGACCCGCTACGCCGACTCCAACGGCCTCGACGAGAACACTGCGTTCGGCAACGCCTGGCGGTACCGCGACTACGTCATCAAGAGCCTCAACAACGACAAGCCCTATGACCGCTTCCTGAAGGAGCAACTCGCCGGCGACCTGCTCCCCGCCGACTCGGACGCCGCGCGCCTCGATCAGCTCACAGCGACCGGCTTCCTGACGATCGGGCCGAAGGTACTGGCCGAGCCGGACAAGCAGAAGATGCTGCTCGACATTGCCGACGAGCAACTCGACACCGTGGGCAAGGCGTTCATGGGCCTCACCCTCGGTTGCGCGCGGTGCCACGACCACAAGTTCGATCCGCTCCCCACGCGGGACTATTACAGCCTGCTCGCGGTGTTCACCAGCACCCGGACGATGCAGAACCTGAACACCGTGGCGCGGGCGTTCGAGCGCGACCCGAACGGCCCCGAAAAGCCCGAGGTGAAGGCCGACCGCGCGAAACTCGCCCGGCTCAAAAAGGACGTGCGGAAGCTCGAGAACGACTTCAGCAAGACGCCGGAAAAAGATAAGGAGAAGCGGGCCGAGATCCACACGAAGGCCGAAGCCGCGCGGGCCGAAATCAAGACGCTCGAAGCGGCGCTCCCGCCGCCGCTCACGATTCTCGCGGTCGAGGACGGCAGCGCCGCGGCCTACGGCACCCAGGGCCGCAACCTGTATGTGCAGGTCCGCGGCACCTACACGATGCCCGGGGTCGAGGCGCCGCCCGTGTTCCCGCGGATCATCGCGGGCGAGGAGCAGAAGCCGTTCGTACCGGTGAAGCCGAACCCGGCCGACAAGCCGGAAGCCAACAAGATCCGGTTCGGCGCGCTCCGCGAGCGCAGCGGCCGGCTCGAACTGGCGAACTGGCTCGCCGACCCGGCCCACCCGCTCACCGCGCGGGTGATGGTGAACCGCGTGTGGCAACACCACTTCGGCGAGGGCCTGGTCCGCACGCCGGACAACTTCGGGCGGCTCGGCGAGCGTCCGACCCACCCGGAACTCCTCGACTGGCTCGCGCTCCAGTTCACGAGCCCGGACGCCGGGGGCGGCGCGGCCTGGTCGCTGAAACGGCTGCACAAGCTCATCCTGCTCTCGGCCACGTACCAGATGAGCTGCACGCACGACGAGAGGGCCGCGCTCGCCGATCCCGACAACCGCCTGCTGTGGCGCTTCAACCGGCGCCGCCTCGAAGCCGAGGCGGTCCGGGACTCGATGCTCGCACTCGCCGGAACTCTCGACCGCACCACGGGCGGGTCGCTGCTGAGCAGCGGAAACTTCGACTACGTCACCAACGACCAGTCCGGTTCGACCGCTAAGTACGACAGCCTCCGCCGCAGCATCTACCTGCCCGTGATCCGCAACAACGTGTTCGATTTCTTCCAGGCGTTCGACTTCGTGGAACCGCACGTTTCCAACGGCAAGCGGGCGTCCACGGTGATCGCCTCGCAAGCCCTGTTCCTGCTGAACAACCCGTTCGTCACCGCGCAGGCGAAAGCGTTCGCCGAGGTTGTGCGGCGGTCGGGTGACGATCAGGAGGGCGTGAAGGCCGCGTACCTGCGTGCGTTCGCACGCCCCGCGACCGATGAGGAAGTGAGCCAGGCGATCAGCTTCGTTCAGCGCTACGACCTGGCGCTGACCGAGAAGGAACCGAACGCCACAGCGCGCCGCACCAAGGCGTGGGCGGCGTGGTGCCAGGTACTGTTCGCGAGCAGTGAGTTCGTGTACGTGAACTGA
- a CDS encoding DUF1501 domain-containing protein, giving the protein MGTPFPHVHRRAFLTSSGLSALGWLTPLGTVLARTAEKERAPAKSVIVLWLGGGPSQLETFDPKPGTDIAAGTKAINTAANGVQLAAGLEQLADQMAHVALVRSLWSKEGDHERGTYTLKTGFRPDPTVTHPSLGAIVCHDLPGTGVEIPRHVSIMPSEWPARGGVFGAEYDAFKVYDPADKVPDTTPNVPEARFEERLEDLKVVEDAFAKGRGRRADATGHRDTMARARRMMASDQLKAFDVSREPEAVRKGYGDSPFGRGCLAARRLLEAGVRCVEVTLSGWDSHANNHEITARLKGVLDPAFAALIRDLHTRNTLKDTVVLCVGEFGRTPQVNAVGGRDHWPHNFTAALAGGGIRGGAVVGESDPAGGKDPKDRQAVANLHATVLRALGIDHEKTLRGPLGRTVPRSEGTPVEALLVKS; this is encoded by the coding sequence GTGGGCACACCGTTTCCGCACGTTCACCGGCGCGCGTTTCTCACCTCGAGCGGGTTGAGCGCCCTCGGGTGGCTCACGCCGCTCGGCACCGTTCTGGCCCGCACCGCAGAAAAGGAACGGGCGCCGGCGAAGTCGGTAATCGTGCTGTGGCTCGGCGGCGGACCGAGCCAGCTCGAAACTTTCGACCCGAAGCCGGGCACGGACATCGCCGCCGGCACGAAGGCGATTAACACCGCTGCAAATGGCGTCCAGCTCGCTGCCGGCCTCGAACAACTCGCCGACCAGATGGCGCACGTCGCGCTCGTCCGCTCGCTGTGGAGCAAGGAGGGCGACCACGAGCGCGGCACGTACACGCTCAAGACCGGGTTCCGCCCGGACCCGACCGTCACGCACCCGTCGCTCGGCGCCATCGTCTGCCACGACCTGCCCGGCACCGGGGTCGAGATCCCGCGGCACGTTTCCATCATGCCGAGCGAGTGGCCGGCGCGGGGCGGTGTGTTCGGCGCGGAGTACGACGCGTTCAAGGTCTACGACCCGGCCGATAAGGTGCCGGACACCACCCCGAACGTGCCCGAGGCCCGCTTCGAGGAGCGCCTCGAAGACCTGAAAGTGGTTGAAGACGCGTTCGCAAAGGGCCGCGGCCGGCGCGCGGACGCGACCGGCCACCGGGACACGATGGCGCGGGCGCGGCGGATGATGGCCTCGGACCAACTGAAGGCGTTCGACGTGTCCCGCGAGCCCGAAGCCGTGCGGAAGGGGTACGGCGATTCGCCGTTCGGCCGCGGGTGCCTCGCGGCCCGCCGGTTACTCGAAGCGGGCGTGCGGTGCGTGGAAGTCACACTGAGCGGCTGGGACAGCCACGCGAACAACCACGAGATCACCGCGCGGCTGAAGGGCGTCCTGGACCCGGCGTTCGCGGCGCTGATCCGCGATCTGCACACGCGGAACACCCTGAAAGACACGGTGGTGCTCTGCGTGGGCGAGTTCGGCCGCACGCCGCAGGTGAACGCCGTGGGCGGGCGCGACCACTGGCCGCACAACTTCACCGCGGCGCTCGCCGGCGGCGGCATCCGGGGCGGCGCGGTGGTCGGCGAGAGCGACCCGGCCGGCGGAAAGGACCCGAAGGACCGGCAGGCCGTGGCGAACCTGCACGCGACCGTACTCCGGGCCCTCGGCATCGATCACGAGAAGACGCTCCGCGGCCCACTCGGCCGCACGGTCCCGCGCAGCGAGGGGACGCCCGTTGAAGCTCTCCTCGTCAAGTCGTAG